One window of the Sulfitobacter alexandrii genome contains the following:
- the nagZ gene encoding beta-N-acetylhexosaminidase, translating into MAPFGATILDADGLRLTPDERAFFRDLRPFGFILFARNIDAPDQVRALCDEMREAAGHDAVITIDQEGGRVQRLRAPHWREWLPPLDFVARAGDGAERAMYLRHRLIAAELHALGIDSNCAPMVDVAGPGTHDFLRNRCYGTEPARVATLGRAAGQGMLDGGVLPVVKHIPGHGRATMDSHFDLPRVDAPHADLSAVDFAPFKALNDLPMGMTAHLVYSAIDTAPATCSPAVMSLIRDEMDFDNLIMTDDLSMKALQGSHVDSTRAALAAGCDVALYCNQPLADRVAVAEAAGEMTTTAQTRAERALAMRRPPDDVDIPALESELEALLGGAGHG; encoded by the coding sequence ATGGCCCCCTTCGGGGCGACGATTCTGGACGCGGATGGGCTGCGGCTGACGCCGGACGAACGCGCGTTCTTTCGCGATCTGCGGCCCTTCGGCTTCATCCTGTTCGCCCGGAACATCGACGCGCCCGACCAGGTCCGCGCCCTGTGCGACGAGATGCGCGAGGCGGCTGGCCATGACGCCGTGATCACCATCGACCAGGAAGGCGGGCGCGTGCAGCGCCTGCGCGCGCCGCACTGGCGCGAATGGCTGCCGCCGCTCGACTTCGTCGCACGGGCAGGGGACGGGGCTGAGCGGGCGATGTACCTGCGCCACCGCCTGATCGCCGCCGAACTGCATGCGCTTGGCATCGACAGCAACTGTGCCCCCATGGTCGATGTGGCCGGACCCGGGACGCATGACTTCCTGCGCAACCGCTGCTACGGCACGGAGCCCGCGCGCGTCGCGACGCTGGGCCGCGCGGCGGGTCAGGGCATGCTCGACGGCGGCGTGCTGCCGGTGGTCAAGCACATTCCCGGCCACGGTCGCGCCACGATGGACAGCCACTTCGATCTCCCGCGCGTCGATGCCCCCCATGCCGATCTGAGCGCGGTGGATTTCGCCCCGTTCAAGGCCCTGAACGATCTGCCCATGGGGATGACGGCACACCTCGTCTACAGCGCGATCGACACCGCCCCCGCGACCTGTTCGCCCGCCGTCATGTCCCTGATCCGCGACGAGATGGACTTTGACAACCTTATCATGACCGACGACCTGTCGATGAAGGCGCTTCAGGGCAGCCACGTGGACAGCACCCGTGCCGCACTGGCGGCGGGTTGCGACGTGGCGCTTTATTGCAATCAACCACTGGCCGACCGTGTCGCCGTGGCCGAAGCCGCGGGCGAGATGACGACCACCGCCCAGACCCGTGCCGAGCGCGCGCTGGCCATGCGCCGGCCCCCCGACGACGTTGACATTCCCGCACTGGAAAGCGAACTTGAGGCGCTTTTGGGCGGGGCGGGTCATGGCTGA
- a CDS encoding SPOR domain-containing protein: MADFNTTSPTGEYPFESASETGATAAAKRLKRLTNIAGAAVSLALIAGIGVWGYKLLVRDVSGIPVVRAASGDMRVRPEEPGGELADHQGLSVNVIAAEGTAGRPADELRLAPKPIDLAEEDQVVQASMVTDAQQERETAAPAPAAVSADEVATALESGNVDDLVAKLTDGVAPMADIDDETDAIVAEVTEDVVAEVVEAEEERSATVIDAPGVRYSLRPKRRPAELAVITRASLTTPAAAPAAPATEEVDPATLPTGTRLAQLGAFDSAEVAREQWDQLQGRFGMYMGDKKRVIQKASSGGRVFYRLRAMGFEDIADARRFCSALVAENADCIPVVTR, encoded by the coding sequence ATGGCAGATTTCAACACGACCTCCCCCACGGGGGAATACCCTTTTGAATCCGCGTCCGAAACCGGTGCAACTGCGGCGGCCAAGCGCCTGAAAAGGCTGACGAACATCGCAGGCGCCGCGGTTTCGCTCGCGCTGATCGCGGGCATCGGCGTCTGGGGCTACAAGCTGCTCGTGCGGGATGTCAGCGGCATTCCGGTGGTCCGCGCGGCCAGCGGCGACATGCGTGTGCGGCCCGAGGAACCGGGAGGCGAACTGGCCGATCATCAGGGCCTTTCCGTCAACGTGATCGCCGCCGAAGGCACGGCCGGCAGGCCCGCGGATGAGCTGCGGCTGGCGCCCAAACCCATCGACCTTGCCGAGGAAGACCAGGTGGTTCAGGCGTCGATGGTGACAGATGCGCAACAGGAGCGCGAAACCGCCGCCCCGGCGCCCGCCGCTGTCTCGGCGGACGAGGTCGCGACCGCGCTTGAATCCGGAAACGTCGATGATCTGGTGGCCAAGCTGACCGACGGCGTCGCCCCCATGGCCGACATCGACGACGAGACCGACGCCATCGTGGCCGAAGTCACCGAGGACGTCGTCGCCGAGGTGGTCGAGGCCGAAGAGGAACGGTCGGCCACGGTGATCGACGCGCCCGGCGTGCGCTACTCGCTGCGGCCCAAGCGGCGGCCCGCCGAACTGGCCGTAATCACCCGCGCCTCCCTGACGACCCCCGCCGCGGCGCCTGCCGCCCCGGCGACGGAAGAGGTCGATCCGGCCACGCTGCCGACCGGCACCCGGCTGGCGCAGCTTGGCGCCTTCGACAGCGCAGAGGTCGCCCGCGAACAATGGGACCAGTTGCAGGGCCGGTTCGGCATGTACATGGGCGACAAGAAGCGCGTGATCCAGAAGGCATCGAGCGGCGGCCGCGTGTTCTATCGCCTGCGCGCCATGGGGTTCGAGGACATCGCGGACGCACGCCGCTTCTGCTCCGCGCTCGTGGCCGAAAACGCGGACTGCATTCCGGTGGTGACCCGCTGA